From Coturnix japonica isolate 7356 chromosome 3, Coturnix japonica 2.1, whole genome shotgun sequence, the proteins below share one genomic window:
- the SLC35F6 gene encoding solute carrier family 35 member F6, whose protein sequence is MAWSRYQLGLAALMLITGSINTLAAKWADNFSAAGCGGTEEHSFQHPFLQAVGMFLGEFSCLAVFYLLLWRDRRRPEPSMAPSQPFSPLLFLPPALCDMTGTSIMYVALNMTSASSFQMLRGSVIIFTGLLSVAFLGRKLELSQWLGILVTIVGLVVVGLADLHSSHDQKHKLSEVITGDLLIIMAQVIVAIQMVLEEKFVYKHDVHPLRAVGTEGFFGFIILALLLIPMYYIPAGSFSGNPRQVLEDALDAFCQIGRQPLIALALLGNISSIAFFNFAGISVTKEISATTRMVLDSLRTVVIWAVSLALGWELFHGLQILGFAILLLGAALYNGLHRPVLTRLTRRGADGSEAEREGLLHAENAAINSER, encoded by the exons ATGGCGTGGTCTCGGTACCAGCTGGGCCTGGCTGCCCTCATGTTGATCACCGGCTCCATCAACACGCTGGCGGCCAA ATGGGCTGATAACTTCAGCGCTGCTGGCTGTGGTGGGACGGAGGAGCACAGCTTCCAACACCCCTTCCTGCAG GCCGTGGGCATGTTCCTTGGTGAGTTCTCCTGCCTGGCTGTGTTTTACTTGCTGCTATGGAGGGACCGGCGGAGGCCGGAGCCCAGCATGGCACCATCACAGCCCTTCAGCCCACTGCTTTTCCTGCCCCCTGCGCTCTGTGACATGACTGGGACCAGCATCATGTATGTGG CCCTGAACATGACCAGCGCCTCCAGCTTTCAGATGCTGAGAGGATCCGTCATCATCTTCACTGGGCTCCTCTCTGTGGCCTTCCTAGGCCGTAAGCTGGAGCTGAGCCAGTGGCTGGGCATCCTGGTCACCATCGTGGGGCTGGTAGTTGTGGGGTTGGCTGACCTACACAGCAGCCACGACCAGAAGCACAAGCTCAGTGAGGTGATAACTG GTGATCTGTTAATCATCATGGCACAGGTGATTGTTGCCATCCAGATGGTGCTGGAGGAGAAGTTTGTCTACAAACACGATGTGCACCCACTGCGGGCTGTGGGCACTGAAG gtTTCTTTGGTTTCATCatcctggccctgctgctgaTCCCCATGTACTACATTCCAGCGGGCAGCTTCAGTGGCAACCCCCGGCAGGTGCTGGAGGACGCCCTCGATGCCTTTTGCCAGATAGGCCGACAACCCCTCATCGCCCTGGCCCTGTTGGGTAACATCAGCAGCATCGCCTTCTTCAATTTCGCCGGCATCAGCGTCACCAAAGAGATCAGTGCCACCACCCGCATGGTGCTGGACAGCCTCCGCACTGTCGTCATCTGGGCCGTCAGCCTGGCGCTGGGTTGGGAGCTTTTCCACGGCCTTCAGATCTTGGGTTTTGCCATCCtactgctgggtgctgccctcTATAATGGGCTGCATCGCCCTGTGCTCACCCGCCTGACCCGGAGAGGAGCTGACGGCAGTGAAGCCGAGCGGGAGGGATTGCTGCATGCAGAGAATGCTGCCATCAACAGTGAACGCTGA